GGAGCTCGAGGAACGCCTGCGCCACGGCGAGGAAATGTCCCTGCAACTCTCGCGACTCGCGCACATCGGCGCGTGGGAGTGGGACCTCAACACCGCGCGCCTCACTTGGTCGCCCGAGATGTTCCGCATTCACGAAGTCGAGCTCGGCTACGAGCCCACGCTGGAGAAGACTCTCTCGTTCTACCCGCCCGAGGCCCGCCACACGCTCACCGAGGCGATGGAGAACGCCGTCCGCGCCGGCAGCGGCTTCGACCTCGAGCTGCCTTTCGTCAACGCCCGCGGCCACAAGCTCTGGGTCCGCGTGCTCGGCCGCGCACAACTCAAGGACGGACGCGCCACGCGCCTCTACGGCGCCTTCCAGGACATCACCGGCCGCCGCGACGCCGAGGAAATGCGCCGCCAGCTCGAAGGCCAGCTGTTCCAGGCCCAGAAGATGGAAACACTCGGCACCCTCGCCGGCGGCATCGCCCACGACTTCAACAACCTCCTCACCGGCATCCTCGGTTACCAGGATCTCGCCCTCGACACACTGCCCGAGAACGATCCCGCCCGCAACTACCTCGGCGCCGCCCGCGACGCCTCGTTGCGCGCCCGCGAGCTCATCGACCAGATCCTCACCTTCAGCCGTCAGGCCGACAGCGAGAAGGTCCCTGTCAATCTCGTGCAAGTGGTCGAGGACGCCCGCCGCTTCCTCCGCGCCACCGTGCCGGCAACGATCCGCATCGAAGTCGACACCGCCGCGCCCTGCGGCCGCGTGCTCGCCGACGCGACGCAGATCCACCAAGTCCTGCTCAACCTCGGCTCGAACTCCGCTCATGCGATGCGCGCCGCCGGCGGCACGATGCGCTTGGCTCTGCGGCAGGAGGATCTCGACTCCGAGACTGCCGGCGCTCTCAACAACCTGCCGCCCGGCCCCTACGCCCGCATCGACTTCGCCGATACCGGCCACGGCATGGACGAAGAGACCCGCAAGCGCATCTTCGACCCGTTCTTCACCACCAAGGAAGTCGGCCAAGGCACCGGCCTCGGCCTCTCCGTCGTGCACGGCATCATCCAGGCGCACCGCGGCGCCATCACGGTCGAGAGCGCGCCCGGCAAAGGCGCGACCTTCTCGCTCTTCCTGCCTATCGCGCAACAACCCACCGTCGAATCCAGTGCGCCGATGGACCTCGTGCCGCGCGGCAACGGCGAACTCATCGCCGTCGTCGACGACGAAGACATCGTCCGCAGCTTCGCCCAAATGGCGCTGGAGAAAAACGGCTACCGCGTCGCGTCCTTCGACTCGCCGGCGCAATGCCTGGAAGTCGTCCGGCGCAACGCCAACGACTACTCCGTGTTGCTCACCGACCAGACGATGCCGGTGATGAAAGGCATCGAGCTCGCCGCCGAAATCCGCACCTTCGCGCCGCAACTGCCCGTCGTCATCATGTCCGGCTACTTCTCGCGCATCTCGCCCGAGAAGCTCGCCCAGATCGGCCACGTCGCGCTGCTCTCGAAACCCTTCACGAACGACGAGCTCGCCCGCACGATGCACCGCGCGATCACCGGCGAGCCGGCGAAAACCTAACGTTTGTCGGCCAATTCGCGAAAAATATGTCGCCGCACATGGAGAGATACGAAGAAGCGCGCGTAAATGCGATGGCGGTCTTGGTCGCGCTTATCGAGGGGAAGACCGACACGATTCTCGCCGCTCGAAAACTGAGCTCGTTGCGACGTGCGTTGGCCGGCAATGAGTTCGACGACGACTGGCGCACCTTTACCTGTATTGACTCAGAAACTGACCACCTGCCCGTGGGTGAAGAAAGAAAGCAGTGGGCTGCAGATGCGCTGGCCGCAAAGGACGTCGAAATACAACACACAGAAGACAGGTATCGCGATCCTGCGCTTGCTGCGGCGTGCAACCTACTTCGACGCTACCGAGAGCCGACCCAAAGCCGCTGATAACGGCATCAACCCTGCAACGAATGGCGCACGCTGCGGCACCTCATTCGGATCACGCAAAAAGCGCCGCACCCAAAACCGCCTCGGAGGCAAACAAAAGCGCCCGGTCTCCCGAGGGGAAACCGGGCGTCTGAAAGTGGAGCCAACAACTGGACTTGAACCAGCGACCCGCGCTTTACGAAAGCGCTGCTCTACCAACTGAGCTATGTTGGCGAAAGAACGAGAGGCCGATTTCGCGGAGCGGCGCCGCCACTGGCAAGCACGTTTTTGTTCCGGGTCGCGCGCGAGGCGAACTTCCCGCTTTTCCGTCCGGGCCGCCTCTTTCAGACACAAAAAAACCGGGCCCTCCGCCCGGTTGCGGTGACTGAGTGGGTGCGAAATTTCTCTGGCGGCGGCGCACCGCTTGCGGTGCGCCGAGTTTTAACGGGAGCGCGGGTTACAGGCAGGCGCCGGCGCGGGCAAGAATCTCGTCGCGGCGCTGGCGGGCGATCTCGAGGTCTTTCGTCTCGAGCGACATCCGAACGCGCGACTTGGTGAGCGGCGTCGGGTGCACGGTGTAGTGCACATACCACGTTCCGTTGTTGTTCCAGAGGTGGTGGTTCGGGTTCGACTCGCGGACGCGCACCGAGGTGCGAGGGAACGCGAGCGAGGGATCGACGGCGGCGACCGAGCGACGAATGGCGTCGCGCGGGGCTTCCATCGTGCCGTTGGGAGCGGCACCGACCTCGGAGCTGTAGCGGTTGGTTGTAGCGATCATGGGAAACAGGAAGGGAATCAGTTCCGCGCGGCGGCGAGGCGCGCACGGATGGCCGCGCCCATTTGCGCGGTCGTGAGCGGCTGGGTCGCGCCGAGGTCACCGGTGAGCTGGCCGGCGCTGATCGTCGCGGAGACGGCGGCCTCGACGGCCTTGGCCTCGGCTTCGAGGCCGAGCGAGTGGCGGAGCAGCATCGCGGCGGAAAGGATCGTGCCGGTGGGATTGGCGATGCCTTTGCCGGCGATGTCGGGCGCGGAGCCGTGGATCGGCTCGTAGAGGCCGATGCGGCCTTCGCCGAGCGAGGCGCTGGGGCACATGCCGAGCGAGCCGGCGAGCACGGCGGCCTCGTCGGTGAGGATGTCGCCGAACATGTTTTCGGTGACGATCACGTCGAACGACGGAGCGTGCGTGATCAGGCGCATGGCGCAGGAGTCGACGAGCTGGTGCTCCAGCTTCACATCGGGGAACTCTTTCGCGACCTCGATCGCCACCTTGCGCCAGAGCCGGGAGGACTCGAGCACGTTGGCCTTGTCGACCGAGGTGACGAGCTTGCGGCGCTGCTGCGCGAGTTGGAAGGCGAGTTTCACGATGCGTCGAATCTCGGCTTCGGTGTAGACGAGCGTGTCCACGGCGCGCTCGCCGTCGGGCGTCTGCTCGCGTCCCTTAGGAGTTCCGAAATAGAGTCCACCGGTGAGTTCGCGAACGACGATGAAGTCGACTCCGGCCACGCGCTCGGGCTTGAGCGGGGAAAGTTTGGCGAGCGCGGGATGCGGGCTGATGGGCCGGAGATTGGCGTAAAGTCCGAGCGCCTTGCGGATCGCGAGGAGGCCCTGTTCGGGGCGGACTTTGGCCTGTGGGTCGTCCCATTTAGGTCCACCAACGGCGCCGAGCAGAACAGCATCCGCGCGACGACAGCCCTGAAGCGTTTCGTCCGGAAGTGCAGTGCCGTGGCGATCGATCGCGCAGCCGCCCAGAAGGTGCTCGGTGAATTCGAATTGGTGACCATAGTGACTCGCCACATCGGAAAGCAGAAGCCGTGCCTCGTGGACGACTTCGGGACCGATACCGTCCCCGGGGGTGAGTGCGATGGATGCCTTCATTGATGCTGAGTATTTTGCACGGGAAATAACGGCCGCGCGCCGCGTGGATTGGGATTTGCTGACCAACCGTTTTTTACACGGCGGCCGGCGTTTGGGTGGAAACAGGAGAGAGTCCGAACTCGTAACCATCGGCCAGCGCGAGCCATGTGGCTTCGAGGATGTTCGGGCCCGCGCCGACTGTGCTCCAACGGGCGTCGCCGTTGTGCCAGTCGATCAACACGCGCGTGATGGCCGCGGTGCCGGAACCGGTGTTCAGGATGCGGACCTTGTAGTCCGCGAGGTGGATGCCCTTCACGACCGGAAAATGCGGCTCGAGCGCCTTGCGGAGTGCGCGGTCGAAGGCGTGCACCGGGCCGTCGCCGCTGGCGGCGGTGTGCACCTCGTCGGCTTCGACCTGCAGCTTGATCGTCGCGTCGGCGAAACGCTTCTCGTCGTGCCGCGTGACCATCACGCGGTAATCGACGAGCTTGAACGGCGCGGCGTAGTCCGGCGCGCGGCGACGCACCAACAGCGCGACGCTCGCCTCGGCGGCCTCGAACGAGAAACCCTCGTTCTCGAGCGCCTTGATGTCTTCGACGACCTTCGCGCCGGTCTGCGGGTCGAGGCCGGAAACGCCGAAGTGCTCGGCCTTCGACACGAGATTGGCGCGACCGGAGAGTTCGCTGACGACGACACGCATCTCGTTGCCGACTTTCGCCGGGTCGATGTGCTGATACGCGTCCGGGTGACGGAGCATCGCCGAGACGTGCACGCCGGCCTTGTGGGCGAACGCGCTGTGCCCGACGTAGGCCATGTGCTCGTTGAGCGAGAGGTTCGCGACCTCGGCGACGAAGTGCGCGACGTCGTAGAGGCGCGCCAAGGCACCAGCGGGCAGCGCGCGCACGCCGAGTTTCAATTCGAGATTCGGCACCACGATGCAGAGGTTCGCGTTGCCGCAGCGTTCGCCGAAACCGTTGATCGTGCCTTGCACGTGCGCGGCGCCCGCGCGGACGCCCGCGACGGTGTTGGCCACGGCGCAACCGGTGTCGTCGTGCGTGTGCATGCCGATGCGTTGCGCCGGACCGAAGCGCGCGCGGACGGCGCGAACTGTGTCCTCGACCTGCCACGGGAGATGGCCGCCGTTTGTGTCGCACAGCGTCAGCGTCTCCGCCCCGCCCTTCTGCGCGGCAGCGAGGGTCTGGAGCGCGTAGTCGGGATTCGCGTCGAACGCGTCGAAGAAGTGCTCGGCGTCGTAGATCACGCGCTTCCCCTGTCCACGCAGGTAAGCGACGGTGTCCTCGATCATGCGCAGGTTTTCATCGAGTGTCGTGCGCAGCACTTCCTCGACCTGCATGACGGACGACTTGCCGAAGATGCAGCAAACCTCCGTGCCCGCCGCGACGAGCGCCTGGACGCTCGGATCCTCAGCGGGCGCAATATTCGCGCGACGCGTGGCGCCGAACGCGACGATCTTCGCGGTTTTCCATGTGCGCGTGCGCGCGGCGTCGAAGAACGCGGCGTCCTTCGGGTTCGAGCCGGGCCAGCCGCCCTCGATGAAGGTGACGCCGAGGTCGTCGAGCTTCTCGGCAATGCGAATCTTGTCCTCGAGCGAATACGAGATGCCCTCGGTCTGGGCACCGTCGCGCAGCGTGGTGTCGAAAACTTCGACAGAAGCGGGGAGGACGGAGGTGGACATGATGGAAAAGTTAGAGACAGGACGGGCGTCGACCGCCGAAGACGGCGAGTTCATGAATTTTGAAGAAGCAATCGACCTCTTCGAAGCCCGCGGCACGCAGCCACGAACACTGCGCCTCGACCGGCGCGAGGATATTGGCCGCCTTGTCGGGTCGGCGGTGGAATTCATCCGCGATTTGCGCACGAGAGCGACCGGTGCCGCGCACGGATTCGGCGGCAAAAGCATGATCGATGAAATGCGCCTCGAAGATCGCCGTCGTCACCGACGCCGTCGGCGCCACGTGCTCGACATTCACGAACCACCCACCCGGGCGCAACAGCGCGAATAGCTCCGCGTAGAGGCTGCGTTTGCGAGAGTCCGGTTGATGGTGGATGGAATAGCCCGAAACCACGGCATCGAACGGCGCAAACATCTCCACCTCAGCCCGCCACGCGGATGTGGCGTAGTCGGCGAGCGCAAACTCCAGGCCATCCTTCTGCGACGCGAGCATTTCGCGCGCACGTCGGAGCATGGGCTCCGAAAAATCCACCAACACGCCACGGCTCGCCGGGAAACGCGCCCGCATGGCTGCGCCAAGCACACCATCGCCGCATCCGAGATCGAGAAAAGTTCCCACGCGCTCGCAACCCGCGGCGAGCACGTCGAGCATGACACCGATCTGCGCCTCGCCGAATGGTATCGCTTGTCGCCGCGATAGATAGTCGGCGACAACCTGATTTTCTTTCCAAACTTCCGCGACGGCGCACATGGGCATCAATGCGCGGCTTCGGCCGGGACGCTGGATTTTTGCGCGTGCACCGGGGCGGCGTTCTGGCGCGAGAGCACGAGATTGACGGCGGCGAGATACGCTTTCGCGCTCGCGACGATGATGTCGGTGTCCGCACCGTGGCCGTGCGCGGAACGCTGGTCGTCGTGCTTCACGCGGACGGAGACCTCGCCGAGCGCGTCGATGCCCTCGGTGACGGCGTTGACGACGAACTCGACCAACTCGACCGGCGTGCCGACGATCGTGGCGATCGCCTTGTAGGATGCGTCGACCGGGCCGGTGCCGACGGCGGCATGCACGT
This window of the Candidatus Didemnitutus sp. genome carries:
- a CDS encoding class I SAM-dependent methyltransferase — encoded protein: MCAVAEVWKENQVVADYLSRRQAIPFGEAQIGVMLDVLAAGCERVGTFLDLGCGDGVLGAAMRARFPASRGVLVDFSEPMLRRAREMLASQKDGLEFALADYATSAWRAEVEMFAPFDAVVSGYSIHHQPDSRKRSLYAELFALLRPGGWFVNVEHVAPTASVTTAIFEAHFIDHAFAAESVRGTGRSRAQIADEFHRRPDKAANILAPVEAQCSWLRAAGFEEVDCFFKIHELAVFGGRRPSCL
- the leuB gene encoding 3-isopropylmalate dehydrogenase, whose protein sequence is MKASIALTPGDGIGPEVVHEARLLLSDVASHYGHQFEFTEHLLGGCAIDRHGTALPDETLQGCRRADAVLLGAVGGPKWDDPQAKVRPEQGLLAIRKALGLYANLRPISPHPALAKLSPLKPERVAGVDFIVVRELTGGLYFGTPKGREQTPDGERAVDTLVYTEAEIRRIVKLAFQLAQQRRKLVTSVDKANVLESSRLWRKVAIEVAKEFPDVKLEHQLVDSCAMRLITHAPSFDVIVTENMFGDILTDEAAVLAGSLGMCPSASLGEGRIGLYEPIHGSAPDIAGKGIANPTGTILSAAMLLRHSLGLEAEAKAVEAAVSATISAGQLTGDLGATQPLTTAQMGAAIRARLAAARN
- the cimA gene encoding citramalate synthase yields the protein MSTSVLPASVEVFDTTLRDGAQTEGISYSLEDKIRIAEKLDDLGVTFIEGGWPGSNPKDAAFFDAARTRTWKTAKIVAFGATRRANIAPAEDPSVQALVAAGTEVCCIFGKSSVMQVEEVLRTTLDENLRMIEDTVAYLRGQGKRVIYDAEHFFDAFDANPDYALQTLAAAQKGGAETLTLCDTNGGHLPWQVEDTVRAVRARFGPAQRIGMHTHDDTGCAVANTVAGVRAGAAHVQGTINGFGERCGNANLCIVVPNLELKLGVRALPAGALARLYDVAHFVAEVANLSLNEHMAYVGHSAFAHKAGVHVSAMLRHPDAYQHIDPAKVGNEMRVVVSELSGRANLVSKAEHFGVSGLDPQTGAKVVEDIKALENEGFSFEAAEASVALLVRRRAPDYAAPFKLVDYRVMVTRHDEKRFADATIKLQVEADEVHTAASGDGPVHAFDRALRKALEPHFPVVKGIHLADYKVRILNTGSGTAAITRVLIDWHNGDARWSTVGAGPNILEATWLALADGYEFGLSPVSTQTPAAV